Proteins encoded in a region of the Plasmodium berghei ANKA genome assembly, chromosome: 1 genome:
- a CDS encoding transcription elongation factor SPT5, putative: protein MEKNSEEEEVELFNEESNKPKEEEEEEVKNNEENDEDISQSKKKRKKTNNTVSYIDNEADEEDEYNDDDDDDDIGYEKITGNKTGNKKRKVGKNKYVSTFLDTEAQVGDEEDEEEYASSYVDEFEEAKRLEKKKLYETKLKSGTNHLAQAINKLSQRYENEKDLKDGATDDETLTDEEMSEDEEYFDEAEGLNAFDSPKMWLIKLFKNGAERHLAMGIYYKYMKLQSNDFNIKGIYVSDDLKGYIYIEADSLYMLKRFLIGFKFINLNEISIVPVQELTSIFAMSHSKVVIPKVNEYVRIKRGVYANDIGQIFEVHEKGIYAIVRLIPRILYDKYNNSKKDQYDNVGISTSVNKSHSTIHYDITNNNLDQIYPLMDKINTNNQINNGNNAIVPLSGEKLSSIDEALQIRRKKKKERPLKKLFDRDEIEQIGGVIEHGPYPGTIKYQNNIFEENGYLLKKMNIKYLISENANITLTEIRDFNKNNTNEEDINLHISKSFINKNSLHLFKKGERVKIMKGELFNLIGTITNINENVLSVNPDNLAKEFKFLPSDVTKYFTEGDNVTVINGLHKGKSGLISLLDYKENIALIFSPSLNTEFRSSIQDLTGTISSSNNTVEGLGGVNTLNGFSIGDLIELNDRQIGVLTYIDKNKHIRVLTNSNKILHTTIGSITYKRSAIGQICKDENGNIIQSKDTIQLIKGAHKNKMAIVSYIWKNKIFAKINKKIEDNGFVVVDCENCLLSGNVNEKKKIITQHNLFRNNNMQRKNTFQSFIGKTVKILSGVYKGLLADVIDAERDEFTLLLKIKPKTIRQKRIECAIADAYKDDKIFDDKNTEKKKDSTDKTSGTDFRGKFNYESRFDKNKNLEEDEERRKTSFNLPFYNDVNEHKNYDKRKNDRKYEKNNYNDGYNSYSSHTNKPNYYDDEKKKKKHYDNSNKKYHQYDEHENNNWKYSSYNKMHENDTFHNNKDEKNYLKNYKSADNMDDYYTSNKNGNTEQRNVSRFHNEKDKKYEKKKTSPTYSEYKKNDNLHEYDQTESQNNFSEINNENNFHKSKTDEKRDQNNKGNSDWIISGVIIKIVTPGLFYNEIGRIAEVIKKGSYTILKIETDKTSFNIVSEAVVPLKPNKPNDQVIAILDGGEINQGTIIDISNDNKVEISTINGNINCDMQHVFLYKKV, encoded by the coding sequence atggaaaaaaatagtgaaGAAGAAGAGGTTGAACTTTTTAACGAGGAAAGTAATAAACCAaaagaagaagaagaagaagaagtaaaaaataatgaggaaaatgatgaagatATATCTcaatcgaaaaaaaaaagaaaaaaaacaaataatacaGTATCATATATAGATAATGAAGCAGATGAAGAAGATGAATATAACGACGATGACGATGACGATGATATTggatatgaaaaaataactggaaataaaacagggaacaaaaaaagaaaagtaggaaaaaataaatatgtttctACATTCTTGGATACAGAAGCACAAGTAGGAGATGAAGAAGATGAAGAAGAATATGCAAGTTCATATGTAGACGAATTTGAAGAAGCTAAAAgattagaaaaaaaaaaattgtatgaaacaaaattaaaaagtgGAACAAATCATTTAGCTCAAgcaattaataaattatcacaaagatatgaaaatgaaaaagattTAAAAGATGGTGCAACAGATGATGAAACTTTAACAGATGAAGAAATGTCAGAAGATGAAGAATATTTTGATGAAGCTGAAGGTTTAAATGCTTTTGATAGCCCTAAAATGTggttaataaaattatttaaaaatggtGCTGAAAGACATTTAGCTATgggtatatattataaatatatgaaactACAATCTAAcgattttaatattaaggGTATATATGTGTCTGATGACTTAAAgggttatatatatatagaagcTGACagtttatatatgttaaaaaGATTTCTTATAggatttaaatttattaatttaaatgaaatatctATTGTTCCAGTACAAGAATTAACATCTATATTTGCTATGTCTCATTCTAAAGTCGTTATACCAAAAGTTAATGAATATGTAAGAATAAAAAGGGGGGTGTATGCAAATGATATAGGCCAAATTTTTGAAGTTCACGAAAAAGGAATATACGCTATTGTCCGTTTAATACCGagaatattatatgataaatataataattcaaaGAAGGATCAATATGACAATGTAGGTATATCTACATCTGTGAATAAGAGCCATTCTACCATTCATTACGatataacaaataataatttggaTCAAATATATCCATTGATggataaaattaatacaaataatcaaattaataatggaaataatgCAATTGTTCCTTTATCGGGTGAAAAGCTAAGTTCTATAGATGAAGCGTTACAAATtcgaagaaaaaaaaaaaaggaaagaCCTCTTAAAAAGCTATTTGATAGAGACGAAATTGAACAAATAGGAGGAGTAATTGAACATGGACCATATCCTGGAACTAttaaatatcaaaataatatatttgaagaaaatggatatttattaaaaaaaatgaatataaaatatttaattagtGAAAATGCAAATATAACATTAACAGAAATACGagattttaataaaaataatacaaatgaagaagatataaatttacatataagtaaatcttttataaataaaaattctttacatttatttaaaaaaggaGAAAGAGTAAAAATCATGAAAGgtgaattatttaatttaataggTACAATAactaatattaatgaaaacGTATTAAGTGTGAATCCAGATAATTTAGCTAAagaatttaaatttttgcCAAGTGATGTAACCAAATACTTTACAGAAGGAGATAATGTAACTGTAATAAATGGTTTACATAAAGGTAAAAGTGGATTAATATCTTTATTAgattataaagaaaatattgcTCTTATATTTTCACCATCATTAAATACAGAGTTTCGATCGTCAATACAAGACTTGACAGGGACAATCAGCAGCAGTAACAACACTGTTGAAGGATTAGGAGGTGTTAATACTTTAAATGGATTTTCAATAGGAGATTTAATAGAATTAAATGATAGACAAATAGGTGTATTGACATATATcgataaaaataagcacATTCGTGTATTAacaaatagtaataaaattttgcACACAACCATAGGGTCAATTACATATAAAAGATCTGCTATCGGACAAATATGTAAAGATGAAAATGGGAATATTATTCAATCAAAAGATACTATACAATTAATTAAAGGTGcacacaaaaataaaatggcAATTGTTAGTTatatatggaaaaataaaatttttgcaaaaataaataaaaaaattgaagatAATGGTTTTGTAGTTGTTGATTGTGAAAATTGTTTACTTAGTGGAAAtgtaaatgaaaaaaaaaaaataataacacaacataatttattcagaaataataatatgcaaagaaaaaatactTTTCAATCATTCATTGGAAAAACagttaaaattttatcagGGGTTTATAAAGGTCTTTTAGCAGATGTTATAGATGCTGAAAGAGATGAATTTACTttacttttaaaaattaaaccAAAAACTATACGACAAAAAAGAATAGAATGTGCAATAGCAGATGCATATAAAgatgataaaatttttgatgataaaaatacggaaaaaaagaaagataGTACAGATAAAACAAGTGGTACTGATTTTAGAggaaaatttaattatgaATCAagatttgataaaaataaaaatttggaAGAAGATGAAGAAAGAAGAAAAACCAGTTTTAATCTACCATTTTATAATGATGTTAAtgaacataaaaattatgataaaagaaaaaatgacagaaaatatgaaaaaaataattacaaCGATGGCTATAATAGCTATTCTAGTCATACAAATAAACCTAATTATTatgatgatgaaaaaaaaaaaaaaaaacattatgataattcaaataaaaaatatcatcaATATGATGAACatgaaaataacaattggaaatattcttcatataacaaaatgcatgaaaatgatacatttcataataataaagatgaaaaaaattatttaaaaaattataaaagtgCAGACAATATGGATGATTATTATacatcaaataaaaatggaaatactGAACAAAGGAATGTTAGCCGATTtcataatgaaaaagataaaaaatatgaaaaaaaaaaaacaagtCCAACCTATtcagaatataaaaaaaatgataactTACATGAATATGACCAAACAGAAagtcaaaataattttagtgagataaataatgaaaataattttcataaaagtaaaacagatgaaaaaagagaccaaaataataaaggaAACTCAGATTGGATAATATCGGGTgtaattatcaaaattgtAACACCTggattattttataatgaaatagGAAGAATAGCAgaagttataaaaaaaggttCGTATACTATACTAAAAATTGAAACAGATAAAACATCTTTTAACATTGTTTCAGAAGCTGTTGTCCCATTGAAACCTAATAAACCAAACGACCAAGTTATTGCCATTTTAGATGGAGGGGAAATTAATCAAGGAACTATTATTGATATATCAAATGACAATAAAGTGGAAATTTCCACtataaatggaaatataaaCTGCGACATGCAACatgtttttttgtataaaaagGTGTGA
- a CDS encoding SNARE associated Golgi protein, putative: MKKEKHKITPHEIKYISDSKIKNNNVKINLFYIVLIFLIYILGVVLYICVMPGLNADSKNKLRVLIPKNFKDLTNILNVGKIKILYEALISYRNEHGIILLILLSLFYISYNSFPLFLWWMTGAGSGITILIGAFYNYTFSIIYCTMLSIVSSLIAYVVYSMYGKSVIEYFLKDPLAKFNEQINKRVKTTFDLFSYIAILRLTPIFPNTLINILAPCLSLPIIPLVFATFVGNLPNIIILVSIGQTINRLSSIDMTHQFYVPIAFIILLVLFQRIMKYTYIETEKDKQL; this comes from the exons atgaaaaaagaaaaacacAAAATAACTCCccatgaaataaaatatatttccgattcaaaaataaaaaacaacaatgttaaaataaaccttttttatattgtattgatatttttaatatatatcttaGGAGTCgtactatatatatgtgtaatgccag GTCTGAATGCAGACAGTAAAAATAAGCTAAGAGTATTGATTCccaaaaattttaaagatttaacaaatatattaaatgtcgggaaaataaaaattttatatgaagCTTTAATATCATATAGAAATGAACATGGAATAATATTGTTGATtcttttatcattattttacatttcTTATAATTCATTTCCACTATTTTTATGGTGGATGACAGGAGCTGGTAGTGGCATAACAATATTAATAGGAgcattttataattatacattttctataatatattgtaCAATGCTATCTATAGTATCCTCTTTAATTGCTTATGTTGTTTATAGTATGTATGGCAAATCAGTGatagaatattttttaaaagatcCACTTGCAAAATTTaatgaacaaataaataaaagagtGAAAACTACTTTCGATTTGTTTTCATATATAGCAATTTTAAGATTAACCCCGATTTTTCCTAATACCTTAATAAACATACTTGCACCATGTTTATCTCTACCTATTATTCCACTTGTGTTTGCTACATTTGTTGGCAATCTTCctaatatcattatattaG tttcAATAGGCCAAACCATTAATAGATTATCATCTATTGATATGACACACCAGTTTTATGTGCCCATAGCTTTTATAATATTGCTGGTACTTTTTCAGAggataatgaaatatacatatatcgAAACAGAGAAGGATAAACAATTATAG
- a CDS encoding succinate dehydrogenase subunit 3, putative yields the protein MPKKFIRKDAFYLPALFLGGASLSHYFASKELDEIEKETTKSIWGFSTGVVIGLIIGICIGTNYYYIFNKIFSFFDYFMKDDSEEKRN from the coding sequence atgcCTAAAAAGTTCATAAGAAAAGatgcattttatttacCGGCTTTGTTTTTGGGAGGAGCGTCTTTAAGTCATTACTTTGCATCAAAAGAATTGGATGAAATCGAAAAAGAAACTACAAAATCAATTTGGGGCTTTTCAACTGGTGTAGTAATAGGACTAATAATAGGCATATGTATAGGGACCAActattattacatttttaataaaatattttcattttttgattattttatgaaagATGATTCAGAAGAAAAAAGgaattaa
- a CDS encoding AP2 domain transcription factor, putative, with protein MLRRYLMNNKPCNKSTYIIISHATNLDILNKNFSTFVQCKINPPSLFGLTFSYDKKFFGVKRVVQKRKYMLKLIQPHQECFDAEKYKKYLEKERLREKIDINNINIDNEKEVELYEDYLLNYKYNKREVEKNAILPLSLLSSSFIRRAIYSNRENILKNLKNINWKRYCCNVKGVRWHASGAWRVYFCKRNYQHNFFVKCDCYFRVSIYGFEKSKELAVLYRKRLEYEYILLMKRWKEIEMENAKKRKNIKESKKNYNNSDEEQEDNEQIINATYNNEN; from the exons ATGCTTAGAAGATATTTGATGAATAACAAACCTTGTAATAAATCCACATACATAATTATTAGTCATGCTACCAACTTAGATATATTGAATAAGAACTTTTCCACATTTGTTCAATGCAAAATTAACCCACCCTCATTATTTGGTCTAACTTTTTCTTATGACAAAAAATTCTTTGGAGTAAAAAGAGTGGTTCAAAAGAGAA AGTACATGTTAAAATTGATACAACCCCATCAAGAATGTTTCGATGCagaaaaatacaaaaaatatttagaaaaagaaagattaagagaaaaaatcgatataaataatataaatattgataATGAGAAAGAAGTAGAATTATATGAagattatttattaaattataaatataataaaagagaGGTCGAAAAAAATGCGATTCTCCccttatcattattatcatcatccTTCATAAGAAGAGCTATTTATTCAAATAgggaaaatattttaaaaaatttaaaaaacattaacTGGAAAAGGTATTGCTGTAATGTTAAAGGCGTAAGATGGCATGCTAGTGGAGCATGGCGTGTCTATTTTTGCAAAAGAAATTATCAGcacaatttttttgttaaatgtGATTGCTATTTTCGTGTAAGTATATATGGGTTTGAAAAAAGCAAAGAGCTAGCTGTTCTTTATAGGAAAAGACTcgaatatgaatatatactACTAATGAAAAGATGGAAAGAAATCGAAAt GGAAAATgctaaaaaaagaaaaaatattaaggagtcaaaaaaaaattataataactCTGATGAAGAACAAGAAGACAACGaacaaataattaatgCGACTTACAATAATgagaattaa
- a CDS encoding ATP synthase-associated protein, putative, with protein MLRLNNVRFFFKSKIRLSGGKQHPKWVVKDKEKYNIYTYDNSYYGENFRYNNFILHIRSYKYYIDYIIENVYRSLKNGGRFFILPLKNIILKHNPDVRYQLVALMAFFGTTSAITCYHNSIYQNIIDVTNMLELGVVDDMKDNNFFDTQSELQNKNINDYSQDHERLNELWEKALRDSTEKNSFNEMCNYLSIKDDEQIASFKPKHIWRYNMIPYGENNPDTQTFPIPSYEKPFRSFALNFTYNNLSGNWGDYIDRKDNKGSLLRPSRYMFTDVLIPATK; from the exons ATG TTGCGATTAAATAATGTGaggtttttttttaaaagtaaGATTCGATTAAGCGGTGGTAAGCAGCATCCAAAATGGGTTGTAAAGGATAAAGaaaagtataatatatacacatatgaCAATTCATATTATGGGGAGAATTTcagatataataattttatactGCATATAAGATcatacaaatattatattgattatataatagaaaatgTTTATAGAAGTCTTAAGAATGGTGGTagatttttcattttgccactaaaaaatattattttaaaacacAATCCAGATGTTCGTTATCAGTTAGTAGCCCTTATGGCTTTTTTCGGAACCACTTCCGCTATTACTTGCTATCACAATTccatttatcaaaatattattgatGTTACAAATATGTTAGAATTAGGAGTGGTTGATGATATGAAAGACAATAATTTCTTCGATACACAAAGTGAAttgcaaaataaaaatattaatgattaTAGCCAAGACCATGAAAGGCTAAATGAGTTATG gGAAAAGGCGTTGAGAGACTCAACAGAAAAAAACAGTTTCAATGAAATGTGCAATTATTTATCCATTAAAGATGATGAACAAATTGCTAGTTTTAAACCAAAGCATATATGGAGATACAACATGATACCTTATGGAGAAAACAATCCAGACACACAAACATTTCCTATCCCATCATATGAAAAACCCTTCAGATCATTTGCTTTAAattttacatataataatttatccGGAAATTGGGGAGACTATATTGATAGAAAAGATAATAAAGGATCCTTATTAAGACCATCAAGATACATGTTTACGGATGTGCTAATACCCGCAACGAAATAG